The following nucleotide sequence is from Polyangiaceae bacterium.
ATCGACTTCAGTGCCATAGCGCTCGCGCGCTAGGTCTAGGTTCACCAACTCGAGAGGGATCTGACTCAAGGCGAGCCTCCAACGTGAGCGTTACGACCGCGTCATCTAAAACAGTTTTAGATTGAGTCGTGGAGTCAGTCAATCAGCGCTGCTCAAGGGTTCATGAAAGCGGCTGAAATCAGCGCGATTCGGCGGCTGAGAGTGCGTCCACCACGGGCTTCCAGCGCGGGTCGTCCCCGAACATCGCTGGAAGCTGCGACGCCACGGCTGCAGCGACCTGGCCGTCGTAGGTGTGGCCGACGTTGCCTCCAAAACCAACGCCGACGCGCAGATCGGCGCGCTCGAGGAGCTTCACGAGGCCATTCGCCTTGGCCCGGCAGGCGTACTGACCGCAGCCGAACACCACGCCCCGAGCCCCATCCGCGCGGAACTGCTTCGCGCGCCCGGGGTACCAACCTTGGTAGCCACCTTCCACCAGAACTGCATAACCGAACGGTGGTTCCTCCCCCGCCCCATACGCGGCTCGCTTCTTCGCATCGGCGCCCAGGGCGTGGACCCCGTAGATCGCTCCCAGCGAAAAGCCGGTGAACATCGCCGGACCTGGGTCGACGTACTCGGGGTAGGCGGCGCGAGCCGCTGCGAGCGCGGCGTAGGTCTCTTTCAGGGTGTCCGGGATCCCACCGTAGGTCCAGCGGTCTTCCGATTTGGGCGCGTCGGTACGCGGCACACCTCGAGGACACACCACGAAGGCTTGGTGCCGGATGAGCTCTGACCAAACCATGCACTGCCACTCAGGACGATCGTAGTTGCCATGGAGCGCCACCAACACCGGGCGTTCCTCTATGATTCCGAGCGGTAACGCAATCACGCCGTCGCGATAGCCGGGCACACTGAGCGTCTGAAACTCGTTGTCGGCCTGCAGCGGCTTGGGCGCTGAGGGCGTCTTCGATGCAGGCGTGATCTCCTGAACGTCACTGCCGGCGTCTTGAACTCGAGGCTCCTGGATTTGGGGGTGAGGCGCGCTCGCCACAGCCGGTCGAGGTGCCGCGCGTGACGGAGCCCGCCTCTCGCACCCACAGGCCATCGCCGGCACCGCACAGCCGACGGCCAGTATCAGCAGCGGTACAAACCTCACCCGCTCAACTCGGCTTTCAACCTGTTCTTCAACGCACGGAAGCGCTGGCGGTAGCGAGCGGCCAAACGCCGCTGGTGTTCGCTGTCGAGTTCCACACTCCCCTCGAGGATGGCAACCACCTCGTTCCACTCTAGGCCCCGGGTGACACGCAGCATTAACAGCTGTTCGTCCAGAGGTTCGAGTTCCTTCCGCAGCTTCGCTAACCGCTCTTTCGATTCCGTACGGAGAAACGTCAAGGTCTCGCTGCGGGCTCGCTCCGCGAGGTCCGCCACTTCGGAGAGATCAGCGCTCCGCTTTGACTCGGAGCGCTGACTTCGTTGCAGCCGGGTGGCTGCGTTGCGCGCGACAACGTACATCCAAGTCCGGAACGAACTACGCCCTTCGAACGTGGGGAGTCCGATCCACAAATCCTCGGTAAGCTGAGAGTAGGCGTCCGCCGCCAGGACTGGGTCACCCACCCGCACCAGCAGGAAGCGGGAAATTTCGCGGCCATAGCCCGCCAGCGCGACCTCCAATGCGCCGCGTAGGTCGCCACCCTCCCGAAAGGCGCTGATCTCAGCCTCTAACGCAGCCCGCTCCACCTGGTGAATTCTAGCGTGTGCGTTTTCTTGATCACACCCGAGACGACTCGTCTCTACCCGTAAGCGTTGGCGGAACACCCAGCGCGGAGCGGGCATGTCCATGTTGCGAACGTTTTGGGTAGCTCTCGGCTTGAGCCTGGTCCTCAGCGCCTGTGGCGCGGAAGAGCGCGCGACAGGCCAGACGCAGAGTGGAGGAACGAGCGGAGCCGCTGGCGCTGCAGGAACAGGCGCGAGCGCTGGCCAAGGCGGCGCCGCCGGGATGCTCACCGGCGGCTCGGGAGGTCTTGGGGCCCAAGGCGGCAGCAGCTCTGGCGGCAGCGCCGGAACCGCGGGCAGCGGCGGCACAAGCGGCAGTGGCGGCACGGGAGCCACTGGCGGAACCGCTGGTACGGGCGCAACCGCTGGCGTGGGTGCCGTGAGTGGCACGTCGACCGCGCCCAGCGAGTTATCCGGCGCTTCGGGTCTTTCGACTGGCACGAGCTACCGACTGAGCTTTCAGCTAGGTCGGCCGCTACATCAACGCACGGGCAGCAGCGCTACGCACTCGCTTGAATGCGCGGCACCCAGGTCAAATCCTTAGGGAAACAATTCTCGGGTCAGACATCCGAGAGGAGCACGCATGTCACTGTTCAACATCCAACGAACCCCTCTGCTGGTCGCACTAGCGCTAAGCGCCTCGTTCGCTCGCACCTCGGCGGCACAGGTGCCTACGAGCCTGCCGTTCTCGGGTAGCCTTACCACTGCGGCTGGTCCAGTGGATGGCGCGATCAGCATCACCTTCCGCCTCTTCGACGCTGAGACGAACGGCAGCCAGGTCTGGACAGAGACGCACACCACCACCGCAGCGAACGGCTTGGTGTTGGCTGATCTCGGCACGGCGGGTCAGCCCCTCAGTGCCGCGATATTCGATGGCACTCCGCTTTGGTTGGAGGTCCAGATCAACGCGGAGGTGCTATCGCCTCGCAGCGCTATTGGCTCCGTCCCCTACGCGTTACACGCTGCCGAAGCAGACTTCGCCAGCGTCGCGAGCAGCGCTGACGACGCAGCAGCGCTGGGCGGCCTTGGACCGGCGAGCTATCAGCGGGCCCTGACCGCTTCCTGCAGCTCTGGCTCCTACTTGCGAGGCATTAGCGCGTCCGGCGTCCCGACGTGCAGCGCTGACGCCGGCCTCACGAATCTCTCCGCTGGCACCGGCATCTCGATCAGCGGTTCTGGGAGCTCGCGGACGGTCGCCGTCAAAGGCAGCGGCATTACCCGCACGGAAATCAACGGGACCGAAGTTCAGGTCTATCAGGCGGCCCCAGGCTGCGGCGGTGGGTTGTCCACTTCCTCGAGTTGCAAAACTCTCGCCTGTCCTTTTCCAGGCGTTTCCACAGGGTACTACCAGTGTATTGGAGTTTGCGCTCCCCTCGGTCAACCGGCGGACTGTACGGGGCTACCCTCAGTCGGCTGGCTGCTTTCACCCAGCATCTAGTCACCCACCCCGAGCAGCAACCGCGCGTGGCTGCGTGGATTCGCAACGCCCAGTTCGAGCAGATCGCGGTGCGCTTGGCGCCCTTCCGCGCGCGCCCCAAAGCGCACGCGATCGAGCTGAAAGCGCGCGTGAGCGAGGTAGACTGGGGAATCAATTTCCTCGAGCTGCGCGATCGCATCACGCCACGCGCGTTCCGCCGCCTTCGGCCCCGCCCCATGTGCGTGCAGCGCGGCGGAGAGACCGATGCTGCGCGGTCCACTCGTAGGGGGCAGGGCAGCCAGCGCATCAAGTTCATACGCCACTTGGTCAACGTTCGGCTCCGGCCCCACGAGAAGTGCCGCGGCGCACAACGCGCGGTAAACACCAGCGATATACGTGGATGACATGACTGGGCTGTTCTGCACCAGAGCGTCCACACGCCGCCGAGTGCTGTCGATGTCGCCCCCAGTGTAGATCTCGACCTTGAGTTCCTGAAGCGCCGTGATGACCTGAACCACATCGGACTCAACGTCGTGGGCCCGCGCCCGCGCGACGCTCTGACGAGCGGCCTGAACCCGATCAGCCGCTAGCCAGAATGGCGTGGAGAACAGGGCAATCGTCCCCTGTAAAAAGTAGGCCCCGCGAAGCTCCGCATCTCGACTCCAGCGTGGGAGCTTATCGAGTACGTCCCGCAAGTCCGTGAGGTGCGCGGCCCGAGTCATCAGCGACGCCGCACGGGAACTGTCCCGATGTCGAAACTCGGCACACTCCCCAACCCATTCAAAGTGCGCGAGAGCTTGGGCGTGCTCCGCGCGGAACAGGTGAACCGCAGCTTCGGCCATCCGGAGCCAAGGGGTTGCCTTTTGTCCCAAGAGCGGAGAGAGACGGCGACACAGCTCGAGCGGGGCAGTCGCGACTCCCGGGAGGAGCGTGAGTACCGGCGAATGGTTGTGTACATACAGCCCAGCAGCGGCCTGAATCAGGGAGACATCCCCAAGATCGAGGGCGTGCTTGAACGCCAGCGCCGAGATGGGCAGAGCAAGCAC
It contains:
- a CDS encoding sigma-70 family RNA polymerase sigma factor; translated protein: MERAALEAEISAFREGGDLRGALEVALAGYGREISRFLLVRVGDPVLAADAYSQLTEDLWIGLPTFEGRSSFRTWMYVVARNAATRLQRSQRSESKRSADLSEVADLAERARSETLTFLRTESKERLAKLRKELEPLDEQLLMLRVTRGLEWNEVVAILEGSVELDSEHQRRLAARYRQRFRALKNRLKAELSG